The following proteins are co-located in the Bacteroidales bacterium genome:
- a CDS encoding ABC transporter ATP-binding protein yields the protein MAEVQKKKITLEGLRNALKLYSYIKPFRVEYGWGMFFLLGSSIASLAFPKLLGELVNSGNAGNLSNDINRIGLLLVTTLLIQSLFSYFRVVLFVNVTEKTLASLRQKTYNHLIKLPLKFFEKHRVGELNSRISSDISLLQETLTTTLAEFIRQIIIITGGITLLTITSWRLTLFMLAILPGMMMLAVIFGKFIRRYSKQVQSEVAKSNTIVEETLQGIQIVKTYTNELLEIERYRKRTTEIAGIGMKGGKYRGAFSAFMIFGLFGAMVAVIWRGSAMMASGVIDAGELFSFVIYSGFVGGNFGGMANVYTQIQKFIGATEELFELFNESEEELNNESVIKNEELLKGEITFKDLSFRYPSRPDEDVLSSLNHKITANQMVALVGTSGAGKSTIASLLLRLYEPTSGDIYYDGRKSHEYSLSALRSQIALVPQDVFLFGGTIKENISYGKPGSTDEEIYDAAAKANALEFIDRFPARLDTVVGERGTQLSGGQRQRIAIARAVLKNPRILILDEATSSLDSESERLVQQALENLMVGRTSIVIAHRLSTIRKADQILVLERGTIVEHGTHEELLGLENGIYRNLSSLQFAG from the coding sequence ATGGCTGAAGTTCAAAAAAAGAAGATTACACTTGAAGGTCTGAGGAATGCTTTAAAACTCTACAGTTATATTAAGCCATTCCGTGTTGAATATGGATGGGGTATGTTTTTTCTTTTAGGTTCAAGTATTGCCAGCCTGGCATTTCCAAAGCTTCTGGGAGAACTGGTAAACTCAGGGAATGCAGGGAATCTTTCAAACGACATAAACCGAATTGGCTTATTACTGGTTACTACATTGCTCATACAGTCATTATTCTCATATTTCAGAGTTGTACTTTTTGTTAATGTTACTGAAAAGACTTTAGCGAGCTTGCGACAGAAAACATATAATCATCTTATTAAGCTTCCGTTGAAATTCTTTGAGAAACACAGGGTGGGAGAGCTGAACAGCCGGATTTCATCCGATATCTCACTGCTTCAGGAGACTCTTACAACCACACTGGCTGAATTTATCCGTCAGATAATTATTATTACCGGTGGTATAACACTTCTGACGATTACATCGTGGCGACTTACACTATTCATGCTGGCAATTTTACCGGGAATGATGATGCTTGCAGTTATATTCGGAAAATTTATCCGCAGGTATTCCAAACAGGTTCAGAGTGAAGTTGCAAAATCAAATACAATTGTTGAAGAGACACTTCAGGGAATTCAGATTGTTAAGACATACACAAACGAATTACTTGAAATAGAGAGGTACAGAAAGAGAACTACCGAGATTGCAGGCATTGGAATGAAAGGAGGAAAGTACAGAGGTGCCTTTTCTGCTTTCATGATCTTTGGTTTATTCGGAGCAATGGTGGCAGTGATCTGGAGGGGCTCAGCAATGATGGCATCGGGAGTTATTGATGCCGGTGAATTATTTTCATTTGTAATTTATTCCGGCTTTGTCGGGGGAAATTTTGGTGGCATGGCCAATGTCTATACCCAGATCCAGAAATTCATAGGTGCTACAGAGGAATTGTTTGAATTATTTAATGAGTCGGAAGAAGAGCTTAATAATGAGTCGGTTATAAAGAATGAAGAACTTTTGAAAGGAGAAATAACTTTCAAGGACCTCTCTTTCAGATATCCATCCCGGCCTGATGAGGATGTCTTATCTTCTCTTAATCATAAGATTACTGCAAATCAGATGGTTGCATTAGTAGGCACAAGCGGAGCAGGAAAATCGACTATCGCTTCTCTTCTGCTTCGGCTTTATGAGCCTACTTCAGGTGACATTTATTATGATGGCAGGAAATCACATGAGTATTCTCTGTCAGCACTGCGAAGTCAGATTGCCCTTGTTCCTCAGGATGTTTTCCTTTTTGGCGGAACAATAAAGGAGAATATCTCATACGGAAAGCCCGGATCGACCGATGAAGAGATCTATGATGCTGCAGCAAAGGCAAATGCTCTTGAGTTTATTGACAGGTTTCCGGCAAGACTTGATACAGTTGTTGGTGAGAGAGGAACCCAGCTTTCCGGCGGTCAGCGACAAAGAATTGCAATTGCCAGGGCAGTTCTTAAGAATCCGAGAATTCTTATCCTCGATGAAGCAACATCTTCCCTCGATTCAGAATCTGAAAGGCTTGTCCAGCAGGCTTTAGAGAATCTGATGGTAGGCAGAACCTCAATCGTTATTGCTCACAGGCTTTCTACAATCCGCAAAGCCGATCAGATCCTGGTTCTCGAGCGTGGTACAATCGTTGAGCACGGAACTCATGAGGAGCTTCTAGGACTGGAAAATGGCATTTACCGAAATCTGAGTTCGCTTCAGTTTGCAGGATAG